A window of the Cystobacter fuscus genome harbors these coding sequences:
- a CDS encoding ATP-binding cassette domain-containing protein, which produces MIDVTNLHKRFGAVTAVEDVSFRAEDGVVTGLLGPNGAGKTTTLRMLYSLIRPDRGSVKVDGLDVAERPLDVRRVLGVLPDARGLYPRLTAREHVRYAGELHGLSGAALDTRIAELVELLDMKDIADRRTEGFSQGERMKVALARALVHGPRNVLLDEPTNGLDVMSTRAVRTLIRRLREQGHCIVFSSHVMQEVAALCDRIVVVARGRVVADGTPDELRARTGKENLEEAFVAIIGSDQGLML; this is translated from the coding sequence ATGATCGACGTGACGAACCTGCACAAGCGCTTCGGCGCGGTGACGGCCGTGGAGGACGTGAGCTTCCGCGCCGAGGACGGCGTGGTGACCGGATTGCTCGGGCCCAACGGCGCGGGCAAGACGACCACCCTGCGCATGCTCTACTCGCTCATCCGCCCGGACCGCGGCAGCGTGAAGGTGGACGGTCTGGACGTGGCCGAGCGCCCCCTGGACGTGCGCCGCGTCCTGGGCGTGCTGCCCGACGCCCGCGGCCTCTACCCGCGCCTCACCGCGCGCGAGCACGTGCGCTACGCCGGAGAGCTGCACGGCCTGTCCGGCGCGGCGCTCGACACGCGCATCGCCGAGCTGGTGGAGCTGCTCGACATGAAGGACATCGCCGACCGGCGCACCGAGGGCTTCAGCCAGGGCGAGCGCATGAAGGTGGCGCTGGCGCGCGCTCTCGTGCACGGGCCGCGCAACGTGCTGCTGGACGAGCCCACCAACGGCCTGGACGTGATGAGCACGCGCGCGGTGCGCACGCTCATCCGCCGCCTGCGCGAGCAGGGCCACTGCATCGTGTTCTCCAGCCACGTGATGCAGGAGGTGGCAGCGCTGTGCGACCGCATCGTGGTGGTGGCGCGGGGCCGCGTGGTGGCGGATGGCACCCCGGACGAGCTGCGCGCGCGCACGGGCAAGGAGAACCTCGAGGAGGCGTTCGTGGCGATCATCGGCAGTGACCAGGGGTTGATGCTATGA
- a CDS encoding alpha/beta hydrolase codes for MRPREFRWLSVLLGALLSLSACSRGSGGESNRTLPLAPCRLEGVGRQALCGTLEVWEDRAAKQGRKVPLKVVVVPALASSPLSDPLVLLAGGPGQGAAKLAGQVMPLLERIQRQRDLVFVDQRGTGDSGPLECDPVPPTAPLTEQFDDTFHEKELRACLARYDADVRLYTTPIAMDDLDEVRAALGYDKLNLWGVSYGTRAALVYLRQHPEHVRTVILDGVAPMSLVLPLYVARDGQRSLDLLLTGCERDAACSHRYPDLRGRFTALLESLAREPLKTRVQHPLTGAPEEVILTRTAFVGALHSLLYQPETAAMLPLVVDRATQGDWGPFVALYVTMHGSLEKNMSQGMHLSVVCSEDAPLITEEAIVREARGSWMGERELRDTLRSCELWPRGSVPAGYRDPVTSDVPVLLMSGELDPVTPPQWAEDAKKTLSNSLHVVLPGVGHGTYTVGCARTLMSDFVTRGSVKGLEPKCRESLARPPFFTSFAGPVP; via the coding sequence TTGAGACCGCGCGAATTCCGCTGGTTGTCCGTCCTGCTCGGCGCCTTGTTGTCGCTCTCCGCCTGCTCCCGGGGCTCGGGCGGGGAGTCGAACCGTACGCTGCCACTCGCTCCGTGCCGCCTGGAGGGCGTGGGAAGGCAGGCCCTGTGCGGCACCCTGGAGGTGTGGGAGGACCGCGCGGCGAAGCAGGGGCGCAAGGTGCCCTTGAAGGTCGTGGTGGTGCCCGCGCTCGCCTCCTCGCCCCTGTCGGATCCGCTGGTGCTCCTGGCCGGTGGCCCCGGACAGGGCGCCGCGAAGCTGGCCGGGCAGGTGATGCCGCTGCTCGAGCGCATCCAACGCCAGAGGGATCTCGTCTTCGTGGACCAGCGCGGCACCGGTGACTCCGGGCCTCTCGAGTGCGATCCCGTCCCCCCCACCGCGCCGCTCACCGAGCAGTTCGACGACACCTTCCACGAGAAGGAGCTCCGCGCGTGCCTCGCCCGCTACGACGCGGACGTGCGCCTGTACACCACGCCCATCGCCATGGATGACCTGGACGAGGTGCGTGCGGCGCTCGGCTACGACAAGCTCAACCTCTGGGGCGTGTCCTATGGCACGCGCGCCGCGCTCGTGTACCTGCGCCAGCACCCCGAGCACGTGCGCACCGTCATCCTCGATGGCGTGGCGCCCATGTCCCTCGTGCTTCCCCTCTACGTCGCGCGCGACGGTCAGCGCTCGTTGGATCTGCTGCTCACGGGCTGCGAGCGGGACGCGGCGTGCTCGCATCGCTATCCGGACCTGCGTGGCCGCTTCACCGCGCTCCTGGAGAGCCTCGCGCGCGAACCCCTGAAGACCCGCGTGCAGCACCCCCTCACCGGCGCCCCCGAGGAGGTGATCCTCACCCGCACGGCCTTCGTGGGCGCGCTGCACTCCCTGCTCTACCAGCCCGAGACGGCCGCCATGCTCCCGCTCGTGGTGGACCGCGCCACCCAGGGCGATTGGGGGCCCTTCGTCGCCCTCTACGTCACGATGCACGGGAGCCTCGAGAAGAACATGAGCCAGGGCATGCACCTGTCCGTGGTGTGCTCCGAGGACGCGCCCCTCATCACCGAGGAGGCCATCGTGCGCGAGGCGCGCGGCTCCTGGATGGGTGAGCGCGAGCTGCGCGACACGCTCAGGAGTTGTGAGCTGTGGCCTCGGGGCAGCGTGCCCGCGGGCTACCGCGACCCGGTGACGTCGGACGTGCCCGTGCTGCTCATGTCCGGCGAGCTGGATCCCGTGACGCCGCCCCAGTGGGCCGAGGACGCGAAGAAGACGTTGTCCAACAGCCTGCACGTGGTGCTGCCCGGCGTGGGCCACGGAACGTACACCGTCGGGTGTGCGCGCACGCTGATGTCGGACTTCGTGACGCGCGGGAGCGTGAAGGGACTCGAGCCCAAGTGCCGCGAGAGCCTGGCCCGTCCTCCCTTCTTCACCTCCTTCGCGGGGCCGGTGCCATGA